In one window of Vespa crabro chromosome 6, iyVesCrab1.2, whole genome shotgun sequence DNA:
- the LOC124425173 gene encoding uncharacterized protein C1orf112-like, which yields MADQNSFEDQFNNTISFTTSDIDAESPISQLKMALESANPTFEIEEWQQLLEKSWSTCKRELLEENFFSLILPMVHSLLCRILKQIDILLTNTKVSNILNNIKDKLLNCEGILHFYQKSVEYVSSFGKVSIEYVKSLPDILPSSIKLVFEHCKTSSHIYGKIFKDLSKELMSLFRKASGILKIFLTILEDVIIYDVNIESEMASLLNVTKLLGAIAASSHGLDLKTFVGTTTSFAKLAITYCSDIKTTSPENVITSFQQITKETNILYSTILDPNSKNEERTLKGASIILNIITKLTSAYCKYLSNDILFTLVELLLHLHKYTAFLMDSIAVDMLNNNISSGTILLLNILLKNSNFNQIYFQYRLKEDVDKLGFHLLTLAILKAINTIPYDKYCKWILETQSVLDIMFTNFDYLQEELCVGELQLSSNYNFEEKAGPIDLYTATLVSICKFIISMPCENFHIVEKILLKNLLSGIFWNSLLSSDVWYCIGRYSSPYLCSSHVKYLMHTYAILAERRNSLEVCVLKNLISRLYTLLPENEKHSVVFELDDIDACLWLPFSRLLPYKTRMIICERLAFSVTNISNLIDNFLQQPSARHWFQLTKLIPAASKFCNITEKEMIDVISKLWNFITNIIEGCDYRYSFILSDFSINVLDGTQHDFFYQDSILNAIANLSLHALPHAKIKIAYYIEDLAMTFKNAQPKVINGFAELNCRLLEDENPWVSQEMLESFDRLAHMCPNEELVAKVANAISRKLTICDSVPAYLSYTQYYKLQDILNVKSYLMCLIKESKNDNTKHICVVFQDSKKEVKIPRIESEKMKYENMSKELNERVNKICNELESIIKRKSDINDATLRNLRAVLTMLTE from the exons atggCAGATCAAAATTCATTTGAAGATCAATTCAATAATACTATATCTTTTACTACAAGTGATATTGATGCCGAATCTCCTATATCACAATTAAAG aTGGCATTGGAGAGTGCAAATCCAACGTTTGAGATAGAGGAATGGCAGCAATTGTTAGAGAAATCTTGGTCTACTTGTAAGAGAGAGTTATTAGAGGAGAATTTCTTCAGTCTAATTTTACCTATGGTTCATTCTCTCCTATGTcga ATTTTAAAACAAATTGATATACTTTTGACAAATACTAAAGTATCcaatattttgaataatataaaagataaattactTAATTGCGAAGGTATATtgcatttttatcaaaaatctgTGGAATATGTATCTAGCTTTGGGAAGGTTTCCATTGAATATGTTAAATCGCTACCTGATATTTTACCGTCTTCTATAAAACTAGTTTTTGAACATTGCAAGACAAG ttcacatatttatggaaaaattttcaaagatttatcGAAGGAATTAATGAGTCTTTTCCGAAAAGCAAGTGgaattcttaaaatatttttgactATTTTAGAAGATGTCATTATTTATGATGTGAATATAGAATCTGAGATGGCATCATTATTAAACG taaCAAAATTACTTGGTGCTATTGCTGCAAGTTCACATGGTCTAgatttaaaaacttttgtGGGAACAACAACATCTTTTGCTAAATTAGCTATAACTTATTGCAGTGATATCAAAACAACATCTCCAGAAAACGTTATTACATCATTTCAACAAATTACAAAGGAAaccaatattttatattccacaATTTtg GATCCAAACagtaaaaacgaagaaaggacATTAAAAGGTGCtagtataattttaaatatcattactaAATTGACTTCAGCTTACTGTAAATATTTAAGTAATGATATTCTCTTTACATTGGTTGAACTTCTATTGCACCTACATaa GTATACTGCTTTCTTAATGGACAGTATAGCAGTTGATATgctgaataataatatatcatcaGGAACAATCCTTCTtctaaatattcttttgaaaaatagcAACTTTAACCAA atttattttcaatatagaCTAAAAGAGGATGTTGATAAATTAGGTTTCCATTTACTAACACTTGCAATTTTGAAAGCAATAAACACTATTCCTTATGATAAATACTGTAAGTGGATCTTAGAAACACAATCAGTACTCGACATTATGTTCAcaaattttgattatt TGCAAGAAGAACTTTGTGTTGGAGAATTGCAGCTCTCAAGCAATTACAACTTCGAAGAAAAAGCAGGTCCGATCGATCTTTATACAGCAACTTTGGTATCGATttgcaaatttattatttctatgccTTGTGAAAATTTCCATATTGTTGAAAAGATATTACTAAAAAATCTTTTGAGCGGAATTTTTTGGAATTCCTTACTTAGTTCTGACGTTTGGTATTGCATAGGACG ttaTAGCTCACCGTATTTATGTAGTTCtcacgtgaaatatttaatgcaCACATATGCCATTTTGGCCGAACGTCGCAATTCTCTTGAAGTGTGTgttttaaagaatttaattagtAGACTTTATACTTTATTGCCAGAAAACGAAAAGCATTCTGTAGTATTCGAATTAGATGATATAGATGCATGTTTATGGTTACCTTTTTCACGATTGTTACCATACAAAACACGTATGATTATATGCGAACGCTTAGCTTTTAGTGTTACAAACATTTCAAATTTAATCGACAATTTTTTACAACAGCCTAGTGCTAGACATTGGTTTCAATTG acAAAATTAATACCAGCAGCGAGCAAATTTTGCAATAtaacggaaaaagaaatgatcgatGTTATATCCAAATTAtggaattttattacaaatatcatTGAAGGATGCGATTATAGATATTCATTCATATTATctgatttttctataaatgtaCTTGATGGTACTCAACACGACTTTTTTTATCAAGATTCT attttaaatGCTATAGCTAATTTATCTTTGCACGCATTACCTCatgcaaaaataaagatagcGTATTATATAGAAGATTTAGCTATGACATTTAAGAATGCCCAACCTAAAGTGATCAACGGGTTCGCAGAGCTAAATTGCAGATTGTTAGAGGATGAAAATCCATGGGTGTCTCAAGAAATGCTCGAAAGTTTCGATCGTTTGGCACATATGTGTCCTAACGAAGAACTTGTGGCAAAGGTTGCAAATGCGATTTCCAGAAAATTAACGATTTGCGATTCCGTGCCTGCATATTTATCTTATacacaatattataaattgcaagatattttaaatgttaaatcTTATTTGATGTGTTTAATCAAAGAATCTAAGAACGACAATACGAAGCATATATGTGTGGTTTTCCAAGATTCTAAGAAAGAGGTAAAAATACCAAGGATAGAAtcagagaaaatgaaatatgaaaatatgtcGAAAGAACTGAACGAACGTGTAAATAAGATATGCAATGAGTtagaaagtattataaaacgaaaaagtgATATCAATGATGCTACTTTACGAAATTTGCGAGCTGTGCTCACAATGCTTACTGAGTAA
- the LOC124425174 gene encoding uncharacterized protein LOC124425174 — MSETRKSVARVRQLSLQSPISRRWQIRRQKTSDDEKSPKIHGDPIGSGRNRANSRSGSLRPKVRIAWGERHRENDSIDHVEVVARQITGKSKSALKKSQTRNMIVNEEKASILYSRQELTERLRLAWKHREENKANIDIFLAHGVVEERCDSESSNYTTISEPQTPISKSEILQSTKDRHLITDFNNSDISRSDNTYEIQITKHTDSLGGRTDLNKDIEETKRPKKTKAIEDNFKVVKASSVKLQNDVCYSGPIERIKYVENNTNKTLEETIEVSADQSIENEKKVCIEKEDNIKLPTLKSEITTLNVLKTQNEAASAKQKRANFQSGTKRAFLYTEIDKTAVSRISNDTDTPSRLNSIERSSSCKRTMEIKQNETKNGLQNAMKSVNDQKPNRKSRSSSAPLQGRSSSRIQVNIVIDTFDAETVQKNSNQINEKGKVNEEEVVTDKKKEILSKPSYARSIRSAPIKKRFKNIKKRQHSVGSACKDEQCNGSRGRCRISTKDCDGKSNDVITMVSLVSSTESDSDLENSPNEAKLISQLREKLTTAPIIKTSTTPIPGNIKKPVKSVSFQRDSFDEDTILEKTQFDCVKTKNSLSQNRFIVIKDSEDLEEYGTSKESILWKSNEIKTALPMLSFVQDESESLCVPLMEHDMRSLAVPIGNVDDMKKKSHRIRNTSTITVLDKKTTMIEMKKNNEAIATDDQVVARRTTMTAKFLLPKVNSNTEISLKEKNTDTIPIEMEPRFQTRKEKDCWHLYKRMCDKGVNVSFDTVLRGMLTPTEYRLRQKEYSQNF; from the exons atgtcAGAAACTCGTAAATCGGTTGCTCGAGTTCGTCAGCTCTCTTTACAATCGCCTATATCGCGGCGATGGCAAATAAGACGACAAAAAACGTCGGACGATGAGAAATCGCCAAAGATTCATGGCGATCCTATTGGATCTGGAAGAAATCGTGCTAATTCGAGATCAGGATCTTTAAGACCAAAG GTGCGTATAGCTTGGGGCGAACGACATCGCGAAAATGACAGCATTGATCATGTCGAAGTCGTTGCACGACAAATTACCGGTAAGTCGAAGTCAGCCTTGAAGAAATCTCAAACCAGGAATATGATTGTAAATGAAGAGAAGGCATCAATACTTTACTCGAGGCAAGAGTTAACGGAAAGACTAAGACTTGCATGGAAACAtcgcgaagaaaataaagccaatatcgatatatttttggCGCATGGTGTCGTCGAAGAACGATGCGATTCTGAATCATCAAATTATACTACTATTTCGGAACCGCAGACACCTATCTCCAAAAGCGAAATTCTTCAATCAACGAAAGATAGACATCTTATCACCGATTTCAATAATTCGGATATTTCTCGCAGCGATAATACATATGAAATTCAAATAACGAAGCATACGGATTCTCTTGGGGGTAGAACGGATTTGAACAAGGACatcgaagaaacaaaaagaccAAAAAAAACGAAAGCGATCGAGGACAATTTTAAAGTTGTTAAAGCTTCTTCGGTGAAGCTTCAAAATGATGTTTGTTATTCTGGGCCGATCGAGAGGATAAAGTATGTAGAAAACAACACTAACAAGACACTAGAAGAAACAATCGAG gtTTCAGCTGATCAATCcattgaaaacgaaaaaaaagtgtGCATCGAGAaggaagataatataaaattaccaACATTAAAATCCGAAATTACCAcattaaatgttttaaaaacACAAAACGAAGCAGCCTCGGCGAAACAAAAACGTGCCAATTTTCAAAGCGGTACAAAAAGAGCATTTCTATACACAGAAATTGATAAGACTGCTGTCTCGAGAATATCGAACGATACCGATACTCCATCGAgattaaattcgatcgaaagaaGCTCTTCGTGTAAAAGAACAATGGAAATCAAGCAGAATGAAACTAAGAATGGGCTACAAAATGCGATGAAAAGTGTAAACGATCAAAAGCCTAATCGAAAGTCAAGAAGTAGCTCTGCACCGTTACAAGGCCGAAGTTCATCTCGTATTCAAGTAAATATCGTCATAGATACCTTTGATGCTGAAACAGTTCAAAAAAATTCAAACCAAATtaatgagaaaggaaaagttaaCGAGGAAGAAGTTGTtaccgataaaaaaaaagaaattctatcaAAG CCGTCCTATGCTCGATCAATAAGATCAGCTCCGATAAAAAAAcgtttcaaaaatataaagaagcgTCAACACAGCGTAGGATCTGCTTGCAAAGATGAACAATGTAATGGTTCACGAGGTCGATGTAGAATATCTACGAAAGATTGCGATGGGAAATCAAACGATGTCATTACCATGGTTTCCTTAGTTAGTTCGACCGAAAGCGATAGTGATCTCGAAAATTCCCCGAACGAGGCTAAATTGATCAGTCAGTTACGAGAAAAATTAACTACAGCGCCAATCATAAAAACTTCGACAACGCCGATTCCAGGAAATATCAAGAAACCTGTGAAATCAG TTTCTTTTCAAAGAGATTCCTTCGATGAGGATACCATCTTGGAAAAAACGCAGTTTGATTgtgtgaaaacaaaaaatagccTCTCTCAAAATCGTTTCATCGTGATAAAAGATTCCGAAGATCTTGAAGAATACGGAACGAGTAAGGAATCGATTCTTTGGAAATCGAACGAAATCAAAACGGCTTTACCAATGCTATCGTTTGTCCAAGATGAAAGCGAGTCTTTATGCGTTCCTTTGATGGAGCATGACATGCGAAGTCTAGCCGTACCAATCGGAAATGTGGATGATATGAAAAAGAAGTCACATAGAATACGCAATACTTCAACGATAAC TGTCCTtgataaaaaaacaacgatgatagagatgaaaaagaacaatgaaGCAATAGCAACGGACGATCAGGTAGTTGCTCGTCGAACAACTATGACTGCAAAATTTTTACTTCCAAAA GTCAATTCGAACACGgaaatttctttgaaagaaaagaacacagATACAATACCGATAGAAATGGAGCCTCGATTTCAAACGCGTAAAGAGAAGGATTGTTGGCATCTCTACAAACGAATGTGTGACAAAGGAGTCAACGTTTCTTTCGACACAGTTTTAAG AGGAATGCTCACACCCACGGAATATCGATTACGTCAGAAAGAATATTCgcagaatttttaa
- the LOC124425176 gene encoding E3 ubiquitin-protein ligase LRSAM1-like isoform X1 gives MSLINKHGSKVNMDYKARLEYKLYLARENPEPVFDISECALKHVPPGIYSLCKVFRKKMLWMYCNKLSSLSGGGNLNDLSLLTVLDLHGNQFNILPPDIMCLVSLKELYLQENNISKLPNEIAHLNKLIILNISRNNLIQLPEVIGKLQHLITLDISYNKPLQKLPKSLGYLQLITSLNIDGLKLSYPPGDILSGGTIVIIAFLANESGIEYSPEDSVLDNDLSRETSSENVQAIYYDKNSEVQETLQQLEKAKEQRQFALLELERNIKQQKEYEIEVQSMLKSHKKKLLKDLALQQTQLEHKLEKVQKERDTNRARLLSYISNAEKEADNVIKEFLRNSEEERQTQAELLEREAQEEMQLLSSCHSEQFLFRTKDTLLAMEELLEEELYRTRKLEEHTNYKNYTAQSLLSLEVRQNDHLAQIVQNQEKSRQDLIDKIRQDEVLQKVAVAALLERSDARSWSIMQQVNLVQSQLAALTNIELERRKFEINQQLNEIAERRVALSAILISLLEQQKNRRDQLLETINHIEQKRSSSDLRRSSQFWLMQYHSLMETRPQGLLEMLEPTLVRHVAIAGALHCLPFLATLPSLLPNINDEQLQAIGITNERDRAAIKMAVENYLAEIKTNEDNSSILPSAPPEEASTSYNQPELDIAKSINTAECVVCLDLQCEVIFLPCGHLCCCSNCANMVSSKCPMCRSIIERKMRILKP, from the exons ATGTCTCTGATAAATAAACATGGGAGCAAAGTTAATATGGATTACAAAGCTCGCCTTGAGTATAAATTGTATTTG GCAAGGGAAAATCCAGAACCTGTTTTTGATATCTCTGAATGTGCCCTAAAACATGTGCCACCTGGGATTTATTCGTTATGCAAAGTCTTTAGGAAGAAAATGCTATGGATGTATTGTAATAAGTTATCTTCTCTTTCGGGTGGAGGTAACTTGAATGATCTATCTTTGCTTACTGTCTTAGATCTTCATGgaaatcaatttaatattttgccTCCTGACATTATGTGTCTTGTCTCACTCAAG GAATTATATCTAcaggaaaataatataagcaaACTACCCAACGAAATAgcacatttaaataaattaattatcttaaatatatcaagaaaTAATTTGATACAATTACCAGAAGTAATTGGTAAACTTCAGCATCTTATTACTTTGGATATTAGTTACAATAAACCTCTTCAAAAACTCCCTAAATCTTTGGGTTACCTACAATTAATAACAAGTTTAAATATTGAtggattaaaattatcttatccACCTGGAGATATTTTGAGTGGGGGTACTATTGTAATCATTGCATTTTTAGCAAATGAATCTGGAATTGAATATTCCCCTGAAGATTCAGTTTTAGATAATGACTTGTCCAGAGAGACAAGCTCTGAAAATGTACAAGCAATATACTATGATAAGAATAGTGAAGTGCAG GAAACATTGCAGCAGTTAGAAAAAGCAAAG GAGCAACGTCAATTTGcattattagaattagaaagaaatataaaacaacagaaagaatatgaaatcGAGGTTCAATCTATGTTAAAGTCACATAAAAAGAAG CTGTTAAAAGACTTAGCTCTACAACAAACTCAGTTAGAACACAAATtagaaaaagtacaaaaagaaagggacACTAATAGAGCACGTCTGCTTTCCTACATTTCTAATg ctGAAAAAGAAGctgataatgtaataaaagaatttctaaGAAATAGTGAAGAAGAAAGGCAAACTCAAGCTGAACTATTAGAACGAGAAGCACAAGAAGAAatgcaattattatcatcttgtCATTCAGAACAATTCTTATTTCGTACAAAGGATACTCttt tgGCAATGGAAGAATTATTGGAAGAGGAATTATATAGGACAAGAAAATTGGAAGAACATACAAACTACAAAAATTATACTGcacaatcattattatctct GGAAGTAAGGCAGAATGATCATCTTGCACAAATTGTACAAAATCAAGAAAAGAGTAGACAAGATCTTATTGACAAAATACGTCAAGATGAAGTGTTGCAAAAGGTTGCAGTAGCAGCTTTATTAGAACGAAGTGATGCAAGATCTTGGAGTATTATGCAACAAGTGAATTTGGTCCAATCACAATTAGCTGCATTAACTAATATAGAactagaaagaagaaagtttgAAATAAACCAACAACTT AATGAGATTGCTGAACGAAGAGTAGCATTAAGTGCTATTCTTATCAGTTTATtagaacaacaaaaaaatagaagagatcAACTTCTGGAAACCATTAATCATATTGAACAAAAACGATCTAGTAGT gATTTGAGAAGAAGCAGTCAGTTTTGGTTAATGCAGTACCATTCATTAATGGAAACTCGTCCTCAGGGTTTATTAGAAATGCTAGAACCTACATTAGTGCGGCATGTTGCAATTGCAGGAGCACTACACTGCCTACCTTTTTTGGCTACAttaccatcgttattaccaaATATTAATGATGAACAGTTACAAGCT ATTGGTATAACAAATGAACGGGATCGCGCTGCTATAAAGATGGCtgttgaaaattatttggctgaaataaaaacaaatgaagATAATTCATCAATATTGCCTTCTGCACCACCTGAGGAAGCTTCTACTAGTTATAATCAACCCGAACTTGATATTGCGAAAAGTATTAATACTGCTGAATGTGTCGTTTGTCTTGATTTACAG tgTGAAGTAATTTTTCTACCATGTGGACATTTGTGTTGTTGCTCAAATTGTGCAAATATGGTTTCATCGAAATGTCCCATGTGCCGAAGTATTATAGAACGCAAAATGAGAATTTTAAAGCCATAA
- the LOC124425176 gene encoding E3 ubiquitin-protein ligase LRSAM1-like isoform X2: MSLINKHGSKVNMDYKARLEYKLYLARENPEPVFDISECALKHVPPGIYSLCKVFRKKMLWMYCNKLSSLSGGGNLNDLSLLTVLDLHGNQFNILPPDIMCLVSLKELYLQENNISKLPNEIAHLNKLIILNISRNNLIQLPEVIGKLQHLITLDISYNKPLQKLPKSLGYLQLITSLNIDGLKLSYPPGDILSGGTIVIIAFLANESGIEYSPEDSVLDNDLSRETSSENVQAIYYDKNSEVQEQRQFALLELERNIKQQKEYEIEVQSMLKSHKKKLLKDLALQQTQLEHKLEKVQKERDTNRARLLSYISNAEKEADNVIKEFLRNSEEERQTQAELLEREAQEEMQLLSSCHSEQFLFRTKDTLLAMEELLEEELYRTRKLEEHTNYKNYTAQSLLSLEVRQNDHLAQIVQNQEKSRQDLIDKIRQDEVLQKVAVAALLERSDARSWSIMQQVNLVQSQLAALTNIELERRKFEINQQLNEIAERRVALSAILISLLEQQKNRRDQLLETINHIEQKRSSSDLRRSSQFWLMQYHSLMETRPQGLLEMLEPTLVRHVAIAGALHCLPFLATLPSLLPNINDEQLQAIGITNERDRAAIKMAVENYLAEIKTNEDNSSILPSAPPEEASTSYNQPELDIAKSINTAECVVCLDLQCEVIFLPCGHLCCCSNCANMVSSKCPMCRSIIERKMRILKP; the protein is encoded by the exons ATGTCTCTGATAAATAAACATGGGAGCAAAGTTAATATGGATTACAAAGCTCGCCTTGAGTATAAATTGTATTTG GCAAGGGAAAATCCAGAACCTGTTTTTGATATCTCTGAATGTGCCCTAAAACATGTGCCACCTGGGATTTATTCGTTATGCAAAGTCTTTAGGAAGAAAATGCTATGGATGTATTGTAATAAGTTATCTTCTCTTTCGGGTGGAGGTAACTTGAATGATCTATCTTTGCTTACTGTCTTAGATCTTCATGgaaatcaatttaatattttgccTCCTGACATTATGTGTCTTGTCTCACTCAAG GAATTATATCTAcaggaaaataatataagcaaACTACCCAACGAAATAgcacatttaaataaattaattatcttaaatatatcaagaaaTAATTTGATACAATTACCAGAAGTAATTGGTAAACTTCAGCATCTTATTACTTTGGATATTAGTTACAATAAACCTCTTCAAAAACTCCCTAAATCTTTGGGTTACCTACAATTAATAACAAGTTTAAATATTGAtggattaaaattatcttatccACCTGGAGATATTTTGAGTGGGGGTACTATTGTAATCATTGCATTTTTAGCAAATGAATCTGGAATTGAATATTCCCCTGAAGATTCAGTTTTAGATAATGACTTGTCCAGAGAGACAAGCTCTGAAAATGTACAAGCAATATACTATGATAAGAATAGTGAAGTGCAG GAGCAACGTCAATTTGcattattagaattagaaagaaatataaaacaacagaaagaatatgaaatcGAGGTTCAATCTATGTTAAAGTCACATAAAAAGAAG CTGTTAAAAGACTTAGCTCTACAACAAACTCAGTTAGAACACAAATtagaaaaagtacaaaaagaaagggacACTAATAGAGCACGTCTGCTTTCCTACATTTCTAATg ctGAAAAAGAAGctgataatgtaataaaagaatttctaaGAAATAGTGAAGAAGAAAGGCAAACTCAAGCTGAACTATTAGAACGAGAAGCACAAGAAGAAatgcaattattatcatcttgtCATTCAGAACAATTCTTATTTCGTACAAAGGATACTCttt tgGCAATGGAAGAATTATTGGAAGAGGAATTATATAGGACAAGAAAATTGGAAGAACATACAAACTACAAAAATTATACTGcacaatcattattatctct GGAAGTAAGGCAGAATGATCATCTTGCACAAATTGTACAAAATCAAGAAAAGAGTAGACAAGATCTTATTGACAAAATACGTCAAGATGAAGTGTTGCAAAAGGTTGCAGTAGCAGCTTTATTAGAACGAAGTGATGCAAGATCTTGGAGTATTATGCAACAAGTGAATTTGGTCCAATCACAATTAGCTGCATTAACTAATATAGAactagaaagaagaaagtttgAAATAAACCAACAACTT AATGAGATTGCTGAACGAAGAGTAGCATTAAGTGCTATTCTTATCAGTTTATtagaacaacaaaaaaatagaagagatcAACTTCTGGAAACCATTAATCATATTGAACAAAAACGATCTAGTAGT gATTTGAGAAGAAGCAGTCAGTTTTGGTTAATGCAGTACCATTCATTAATGGAAACTCGTCCTCAGGGTTTATTAGAAATGCTAGAACCTACATTAGTGCGGCATGTTGCAATTGCAGGAGCACTACACTGCCTACCTTTTTTGGCTACAttaccatcgttattaccaaATATTAATGATGAACAGTTACAAGCT ATTGGTATAACAAATGAACGGGATCGCGCTGCTATAAAGATGGCtgttgaaaattatttggctgaaataaaaacaaatgaagATAATTCATCAATATTGCCTTCTGCACCACCTGAGGAAGCTTCTACTAGTTATAATCAACCCGAACTTGATATTGCGAAAAGTATTAATACTGCTGAATGTGTCGTTTGTCTTGATTTACAG tgTGAAGTAATTTTTCTACCATGTGGACATTTGTGTTGTTGCTCAAATTGTGCAAATATGGTTTCATCGAAATGTCCCATGTGCCGAAGTATTATAGAACGCAAAATGAGAATTTTAAAGCCATAA
- the LOC124425176 gene encoding E3 ubiquitin-protein ligase LRSAM1-like isoform X3: MSLINKHGSKVNMDYKARLEYKLYLARENPEPVFDISECALKHVPPGIYSLCKVFRKKMLWMYCNKLSSLSGGGNLNDLSLLTVLDLHGNQFNILPPDIMCLVSLKELYLQENNISKLPNEIAHLNKLIILNISRNNLIQLPEVIGKLQHLITLDISYNKPLQKLPKSLGYLQLITSLNIDGLKLSYPPGDILSGGTIVIIAFLANESGIEYSPEDSVLDNDLSRETSSENVQAIYYDKNSEVQETLQQLEKAKEQRQFALLELERNIKQQKEYEIEVQSMLKSHKKKLLKDLALQQTQLEHKLEKVQKERDTNRARLLSYISNAEKEADNVIKEFLRNSEEERQTQAELLEREAQEEMQLLSSCHSEQFLFRTKDTLLAMEELLEEELYRTRKLEEHTNYKNYTAQSLLSLEVRQNDHLAQIVQNQEKSRQDLIDKIRQDEVLQKVAVAALLERSDARSWSIMQQVNLVQSQLAALTNIELERRKFEINQQLNEIAERRVALSAILISLLEQQKNRRDQLLETINHIEQKRSSSDLRRSSQFWLMQYHSLMETRPQGLLEMLEPTLVRHVAIAGALHCLPFLATLPSLLPNINDEQLQAVRNIY, translated from the exons ATGTCTCTGATAAATAAACATGGGAGCAAAGTTAATATGGATTACAAAGCTCGCCTTGAGTATAAATTGTATTTG GCAAGGGAAAATCCAGAACCTGTTTTTGATATCTCTGAATGTGCCCTAAAACATGTGCCACCTGGGATTTATTCGTTATGCAAAGTCTTTAGGAAGAAAATGCTATGGATGTATTGTAATAAGTTATCTTCTCTTTCGGGTGGAGGTAACTTGAATGATCTATCTTTGCTTACTGTCTTAGATCTTCATGgaaatcaatttaatattttgccTCCTGACATTATGTGTCTTGTCTCACTCAAG GAATTATATCTAcaggaaaataatataagcaaACTACCCAACGAAATAgcacatttaaataaattaattatcttaaatatatcaagaaaTAATTTGATACAATTACCAGAAGTAATTGGTAAACTTCAGCATCTTATTACTTTGGATATTAGTTACAATAAACCTCTTCAAAAACTCCCTAAATCTTTGGGTTACCTACAATTAATAACAAGTTTAAATATTGAtggattaaaattatcttatccACCTGGAGATATTTTGAGTGGGGGTACTATTGTAATCATTGCATTTTTAGCAAATGAATCTGGAATTGAATATTCCCCTGAAGATTCAGTTTTAGATAATGACTTGTCCAGAGAGACAAGCTCTGAAAATGTACAAGCAATATACTATGATAAGAATAGTGAAGTGCAG GAAACATTGCAGCAGTTAGAAAAAGCAAAG GAGCAACGTCAATTTGcattattagaattagaaagaaatataaaacaacagaaagaatatgaaatcGAGGTTCAATCTATGTTAAAGTCACATAAAAAGAAG CTGTTAAAAGACTTAGCTCTACAACAAACTCAGTTAGAACACAAATtagaaaaagtacaaaaagaaagggacACTAATAGAGCACGTCTGCTTTCCTACATTTCTAATg ctGAAAAAGAAGctgataatgtaataaaagaatttctaaGAAATAGTGAAGAAGAAAGGCAAACTCAAGCTGAACTATTAGAACGAGAAGCACAAGAAGAAatgcaattattatcatcttgtCATTCAGAACAATTCTTATTTCGTACAAAGGATACTCttt tgGCAATGGAAGAATTATTGGAAGAGGAATTATATAGGACAAGAAAATTGGAAGAACATACAAACTACAAAAATTATACTGcacaatcattattatctct GGAAGTAAGGCAGAATGATCATCTTGCACAAATTGTACAAAATCAAGAAAAGAGTAGACAAGATCTTATTGACAAAATACGTCAAGATGAAGTGTTGCAAAAGGTTGCAGTAGCAGCTTTATTAGAACGAAGTGATGCAAGATCTTGGAGTATTATGCAACAAGTGAATTTGGTCCAATCACAATTAGCTGCATTAACTAATATAGAactagaaagaagaaagtttgAAATAAACCAACAACTT AATGAGATTGCTGAACGAAGAGTAGCATTAAGTGCTATTCTTATCAGTTTATtagaacaacaaaaaaatagaagagatcAACTTCTGGAAACCATTAATCATATTGAACAAAAACGATCTAGTAGT gATTTGAGAAGAAGCAGTCAGTTTTGGTTAATGCAGTACCATTCATTAATGGAAACTCGTCCTCAGGGTTTATTAGAAATGCTAGAACCTACATTAGTGCGGCATGTTGCAATTGCAGGAGCACTACACTGCCTACCTTTTTTGGCTACAttaccatcgttattaccaaATATTAATGATGAACAGTTACAAGCTgttcgtaatatttatta A